A genomic stretch from Microplitis mediator isolate UGA2020A chromosome 10, iyMicMedi2.1, whole genome shotgun sequence includes:
- the LOC130676403 gene encoding F-actin-monooxygenase MICAL3 isoform X11, translated as MNAIDWQDNGDFIFNNKSSASDNNEIKWEKKDIETSDNEITGNVNIDNKNAAVTDSMSPSNIDSKILTETCLSIQDFIENKTIINNSTEDLLIECSSNETVSLYRENSNEESLTGSSRQQKQQVKNSLLLSELNHFNAIDSPEPETLVNAQETNSQITGINLIQCVEQFTDTVVADDNCESGIQNSTDSAGIIAGDSPATDTNDLAINNNNYCNLFTELTSNLGGSESSMTLSPLLVDQSPVCRDNFSHDLTNACNTESSEEVITTSTITSTTTKSSAKIKKKKIEGVIGNSDVTSQSPPQSSINTSRTKKVKKSKKKSDLEKENISVKSSFNKFDALTKKSVLHTRSSIDTAGQNGGCDANPNCRSCGKVVFQMEQTKAEGLIWHKNCFRCIQCSKQLNVDNYESHECTLYCKPHFKELFQPKPVDDSNRSPCPQKPEMIIRENHPKELPPDVVRASDKPDLGLEELSSLNVKSRFQVFEKSSTNEQMNDIEKSASLISVKRSPSILSKLAKFQAKGMDIGVADESLNGIPYEESSESEEEEDNEEDEEGDADIVKSKKSIRERPISFTKMDDMKNRWEVTSQQGRRESQREARKEEIAGIRSRLFMGKQGKMKELYQQAVATSERVTKINPADEIQCTTAHARSIKEKFERGEPITCSNEDEADSNSTSNKIKQEKPDEDVIAAGISRKSRSLFLELDASAAKSGRPMTPAAAVANSKSLTDTSRRARDVRADDVVRSTDTTEEIHVETSDISNKFKFFETYKEPEKERKQFRITPPRDGQVKVNSPEREIYRDPDVIRAEDKVDQVVHTDTTKKMLSIFRQMEEKATKEDVPDGPKPLKRFTPPPEDKYAKLTASDTDEEEDGEEEEDDGNDDITEEERRNPNYVRASDKMEDEFLKNAQNAANAKTLRAKFEQWEVNDKKINNHNTIVDEMELIKATNGDGEQASIESTRSLKARFESLGTPQVTESPRAPKVKVNRFVGIPTTIDVDVCESCQKKVYPLEKIETNNKMFHKQCFRCLQCNCILRMDSFTLNNGKLYCIPHFKQLFIVRGNYEEGFGIDQHKNKWISNGTLDISSQNPTSSPMIIDS; from the exons ATGAATGCTATCGATTGGCAAGATAACGGAGattttatctttaataataaatcatcagCGAGTGATAACAATGAGATCAAGTgggaaaaaaaagatatagaAACATCAGACAATGAAATAACTGGAAatgtaaatattgataataaaaatgccGCAGTAACGGATTCAATGAGCCCGTCAAATATTGATAGTAAAATTCTCACGGAAACTTGTTTGTCTATACAAGATTTTATTGagaataaaacaattataaataatagcactgaagatttattaatagagTGTAGTAGCAACGAGACTGTTAGCCTTTATCGAGAAAATAGTAATGAGGAATCATTGACCGGCAGCAGCCGCCAGCAAAAGcaacaagtaaaaaattctttactgCTGAGtgaattaaatcattttaatgccaTTGATTCACCAGAACCCGAGACTCTGGTCAATGCTCAAGAAACAAATTCTCAGATAACCggcataaatttaattcaatgcGTGGAACAATTCACTGATACTGTTGTTGCTGATGATAATTGTGAATCAGGCATTCAAAATTCAACCGATTCCGCGGGAATTATTGCCGGCGACTCACCGGCTACTGATACTAACGACTTAgctattaacaataataattattgtaatttatttactgaacTAACAAGTAATTTAGGCGGTTCTGAGAGTAGCATGACACTTTCCCCCCTATTAGTTGACCAATCACCAGTTTGCCGCGACAATTTCAGCCACGATCTAACAAATGCATGCAAt ACTGAGAGTTCAGAGGAGGTGATAACTACTAGCACAATAACCTCGACCACGACAAAAAGTTcagctaaaataaaaaagaaaaagatcgAGGGTGTCATTGGTAATAGCGATGTTACATCCCAGTCTCCACCTCAGTCATCAATCAATACGTCGCGCactaaaaaagttaaaaaaagtaaaaaaaagagtGACCTCGAAAAGGAAAACATTTCAGTG aAGTCGAGTTTCAACAAGTTTGATGCCCTTACTAAAAAATCAGTCCTCCACACCCGCTCCTCCATTGatacg GCGGGACAAAATGGTGGGTGTGATGCGAACCCGAATTGCCGCAGCTGTGGCAAGGTTGTGTTTCAAATGGAGCAGACAAAGGCCGAGGGTTTAATATGGCATAAAAATTGCTTCCGATGCATTCAATGCAGTAAGCAACTTAATGTCGACAATTACGAAAGCCACGAGTGTACGCTCTACTGCAAACCACATTTTAAGGAGTTATTTCAACCGAAACCTGTCGACGACTCGAATCGCTCTC CATGTCCGCAAAAACCGGAGATGATTATTAGAGAGAATCATCCTAAAGAATTGCCACCTGACGTTGTTagag ctTCTGATAAACCGGATCTTGGACTAGAAGAACTGTCGTCACTGAACGTAAAATCACGCTTTCAAGTGTTCGAGAAATCATCAACAAACGAGCAAATGAATGACATTGAAAAATCAGCGTCACTAATTTCGGTTAAAAGATCACCGAGTATTTTAAGTAAACTTGCTAA aTTCCAGGCCAAAGGTATGGACATTGGAGTCGCAGATGAATCATTGAACGGGATTCCGTATGAAGAATCAAGTGAAAgcgaagaagaagaagacaaTGAGGAAGACGAAGAAGGTGATGCAGACATagttaaatctaaaaaatcaatacgCGAACGTCCGATAAGTTTTACTAAAATGGATGACATGAAAAATCGATGGGAAGTGACGAGTCAACAAGGCAGACGTGAATCACAGCGTGAAGCACGCAAAGAAGAAATTGCCGGCATACGGTCAAGACTCTTTatg ggCAAGCAGGGAAAAATGAAGGAATTGTACCAACAAGCAGTAGCTACTAGCGAACGTGTCACAAAAATAAATCCAGCTGATGAGATTCAGTGCACTACAGCTCACGCACgttcaataaaagaaaaatttgaacgtGGCGAGCCAATAACTTGTTCAAATGAAGATGAAGCTGATAGTAACAGCActagcaataaaataaaacaggaAAAACCAGACGAAGATGTTATTGCAgctg GTATAAGTAGAAAATCTCgaagtttatttttggaattggATGCATCTGCGGCCAAAAGCGGAAGACCAATGACACCCGCAGCCGCTGTAGCCAATTCAAAGTCTCTCACTGATACATCAAGACGCGCTAGAGAT GTACGAGCAGATGACGTCGTACGTAGTACAGATACAACAGAAGAAATTCACGTCGAGACATCAGACatctcaaataaatttaaattttttgagacGTATAAAGAACCGGAGAAAGAAAGAAAGCAGTTCAGAATAACACCACCTCGCGATGGACAAGTTAAG gTGAATTCACCGGAACGTGAAATTTACCGCGATCCGGATGTAATACGAGCGGAGGACAAAGTAGACCAGGTAGTTCATACGGacacgacaaaaaaaatgctTTCCATATTCAGACAGATGGAAGAGAAGGCCACGAAAGAAGATGTACCTGATGGACCAAAGCCGTTGAAACGTTTTACTCCACCACCGGAAGACAAGTATGCTAAACTTACAGCCTCTGATACTGACGAAGAGGAGGACGGCGAGGAAGAGGAGGACGATGGGAATGATGATATCACTGAGGAGGAAAGAAGAAATCCTAATTATGTTAGAGCTTCTGATAAg ATGGaagatgaatttttaaaaaatgcacaaaaTGCTGCAAATGCTAAAACACTTCGCGCCAAGTTTGAACAATGGGAagtaaatgacaaaaaaataaataatcacaaTACTATTGTTGATGAAATGGAATTAATAAAAGCGACAAATGGCGACGGTGAACAAGCCAGTATAGAATCAACCAGAAGTCTTAAAGCGAGATTTGAGTCTCTCGGTACACCCCAAGTTACCGAGTCTCCACGTGCGCCTAAAGTCAAGGTCAACAGATTCGTG
- the LOC130676403 gene encoding uncharacterized protein LOC130676403 isoform X6: MNAIDWQDNGDFIFNNKSSASDNNEIKWEKKDIETSDNEITGNVNIDNKNAAVTDSMSPSNIDSKILTETCLSIQDFIENKTIINNSTEDLLIECSSNETVSLYRENSNEESLTGSSRQQKQQVKNSLLLSELNHFNAIDSPEPETLVNAQETNSQITGINLIQCVEQFTDTVVADDNCESGIQNSTDSAGIIAGDSPATDTNDLAINNNNYCNLFTELTSNLGGSESSMTLSPLLVDQSPVCRDNFSHDLTNACNTESSEEVITTSTITSTTTKSSAKIKKKKIEGVIGNSDVTSQSPPQSSINTSRTKKVKKSKKKSDLEKENISVNINTGDPSMHNNNSHHNYHNSVSSAEECILDQDDFSNVNVKTLKSSFNKFDALTKKSVLHTRSSIDTAGQNGGCDANPNCRSCGKVVFQMEQTKAEGLIWHKNCFRCIQCSKQLNVDNYESHECTLYCKPHFKELFQPKPVDDSNRSPCPQKPEMIIRENHPKELPPDVVRASDKPDLGLEELSSLNVKSRFQVFEKSSTNEQMNDIEKSASLISVKRSPSILSKLAKFQAKGMDIGVADESLNGIPYEESSESEEEEDNEEDEEGDADIVKSKKSIRERPISFTKMDDMKNRWEVTSQQGRRESQREARKEEIAGIRSRLFMGKQGKMKELYQQAVATSERVTKINPADEIQCTTAHARSIKEKFERGEPITCSNEDEADSNSTSNKIKQEKPDEDVIAAGISRKSRSLFLELDASAAKSGRPMTPAAAVANSKSLTDTSRRARDVRADDVVRSTDTTEEIHVETSDISNKFKFFETYKEPEKERKQFRITPPRDGQVKVNSPEREIYRDPDVIRAEDKVDQVVHTDTTKKMLSIFRQMEEKATKEDVPDGPKPLKRFTPPPEDKYAKLTASDTDEEEDGEEEEDDGNDDITEEERRNPNYVRASDKMEDEFLKNAQNAANAKTLRAKFEQWEVNDKKINNHNTIVDEMELIKATNGDGEQASIESTRSLKARFESLGTPQVTESPRAPKVKVNRFVGIPTTIDVDVCESCQKKVYPLEKIETNNKMFHKQCFRCLQCNCILRMDSFTLNNGKLYCIPHFKQLFIVRGNYEEGFGIDQHKNKWISNGTLDISSQNPTSSPMIIDS; this comes from the exons ATGAATGCTATCGATTGGCAAGATAACGGAGattttatctttaataataaatcatcagCGAGTGATAACAATGAGATCAAGTgggaaaaaaaagatatagaAACATCAGACAATGAAATAACTGGAAatgtaaatattgataataaaaatgccGCAGTAACGGATTCAATGAGCCCGTCAAATATTGATAGTAAAATTCTCACGGAAACTTGTTTGTCTATACAAGATTTTATTGagaataaaacaattataaataatagcactgaagatttattaatagagTGTAGTAGCAACGAGACTGTTAGCCTTTATCGAGAAAATAGTAATGAGGAATCATTGACCGGCAGCAGCCGCCAGCAAAAGcaacaagtaaaaaattctttactgCTGAGtgaattaaatcattttaatgccaTTGATTCACCAGAACCCGAGACTCTGGTCAATGCTCAAGAAACAAATTCTCAGATAACCggcataaatttaattcaatgcGTGGAACAATTCACTGATACTGTTGTTGCTGATGATAATTGTGAATCAGGCATTCAAAATTCAACCGATTCCGCGGGAATTATTGCCGGCGACTCACCGGCTACTGATACTAACGACTTAgctattaacaataataattattgtaatttatttactgaacTAACAAGTAATTTAGGCGGTTCTGAGAGTAGCATGACACTTTCCCCCCTATTAGTTGACCAATCACCAGTTTGCCGCGACAATTTCAGCCACGATCTAACAAATGCATGCAAt ACTGAGAGTTCAGAGGAGGTGATAACTACTAGCACAATAACCTCGACCACGACAAAAAGTTcagctaaaataaaaaagaaaaagatcgAGGGTGTCATTGGTAATAGCGATGTTACATCCCAGTCTCCACCTCAGTCATCAATCAATACGTCGCGCactaaaaaagttaaaaaaagtaaaaaaaagagtGACCTCGAAAAGGAAAACATTTCAGTG AATATTAATACTGGAGACCCGAGCATGCACAACAATAATAGCCATCATAATTACCACAATTCCGTATCTTCCGCGGAGGAGTGTATTTTAGACCAGGATGATTTTTCAAACGTTAACGTCAAAACTCTC aAGTCGAGTTTCAACAAGTTTGATGCCCTTACTAAAAAATCAGTCCTCCACACCCGCTCCTCCATTGatacg GCGGGACAAAATGGTGGGTGTGATGCGAACCCGAATTGCCGCAGCTGTGGCAAGGTTGTGTTTCAAATGGAGCAGACAAAGGCCGAGGGTTTAATATGGCATAAAAATTGCTTCCGATGCATTCAATGCAGTAAGCAACTTAATGTCGACAATTACGAAAGCCACGAGTGTACGCTCTACTGCAAACCACATTTTAAGGAGTTATTTCAACCGAAACCTGTCGACGACTCGAATCGCTCTC CATGTCCGCAAAAACCGGAGATGATTATTAGAGAGAATCATCCTAAAGAATTGCCACCTGACGTTGTTagag ctTCTGATAAACCGGATCTTGGACTAGAAGAACTGTCGTCACTGAACGTAAAATCACGCTTTCAAGTGTTCGAGAAATCATCAACAAACGAGCAAATGAATGACATTGAAAAATCAGCGTCACTAATTTCGGTTAAAAGATCACCGAGTATTTTAAGTAAACTTGCTAA aTTCCAGGCCAAAGGTATGGACATTGGAGTCGCAGATGAATCATTGAACGGGATTCCGTATGAAGAATCAAGTGAAAgcgaagaagaagaagacaaTGAGGAAGACGAAGAAGGTGATGCAGACATagttaaatctaaaaaatcaatacgCGAACGTCCGATAAGTTTTACTAAAATGGATGACATGAAAAATCGATGGGAAGTGACGAGTCAACAAGGCAGACGTGAATCACAGCGTGAAGCACGCAAAGAAGAAATTGCCGGCATACGGTCAAGACTCTTTatg ggCAAGCAGGGAAAAATGAAGGAATTGTACCAACAAGCAGTAGCTACTAGCGAACGTGTCACAAAAATAAATCCAGCTGATGAGATTCAGTGCACTACAGCTCACGCACgttcaataaaagaaaaatttgaacgtGGCGAGCCAATAACTTGTTCAAATGAAGATGAAGCTGATAGTAACAGCActagcaataaaataaaacaggaAAAACCAGACGAAGATGTTATTGCAgctg GTATAAGTAGAAAATCTCgaagtttatttttggaattggATGCATCTGCGGCCAAAAGCGGAAGACCAATGACACCCGCAGCCGCTGTAGCCAATTCAAAGTCTCTCACTGATACATCAAGACGCGCTAGAGAT GTACGAGCAGATGACGTCGTACGTAGTACAGATACAACAGAAGAAATTCACGTCGAGACATCAGACatctcaaataaatttaaattttttgagacGTATAAAGAACCGGAGAAAGAAAGAAAGCAGTTCAGAATAACACCACCTCGCGATGGACAAGTTAAG gTGAATTCACCGGAACGTGAAATTTACCGCGATCCGGATGTAATACGAGCGGAGGACAAAGTAGACCAGGTAGTTCATACGGacacgacaaaaaaaatgctTTCCATATTCAGACAGATGGAAGAGAAGGCCACGAAAGAAGATGTACCTGATGGACCAAAGCCGTTGAAACGTTTTACTCCACCACCGGAAGACAAGTATGCTAAACTTACAGCCTCTGATACTGACGAAGAGGAGGACGGCGAGGAAGAGGAGGACGATGGGAATGATGATATCACTGAGGAGGAAAGAAGAAATCCTAATTATGTTAGAGCTTCTGATAAg ATGGaagatgaatttttaaaaaatgcacaaaaTGCTGCAAATGCTAAAACACTTCGCGCCAAGTTTGAACAATGGGAagtaaatgacaaaaaaataaataatcacaaTACTATTGTTGATGAAATGGAATTAATAAAAGCGACAAATGGCGACGGTGAACAAGCCAGTATAGAATCAACCAGAAGTCTTAAAGCGAGATTTGAGTCTCTCGGTACACCCCAAGTTACCGAGTCTCCACGTGCGCCTAAAGTCAAGGTCAACAGATTCGTG
- the LOC130676403 gene encoding uncharacterized protein LOC130676403 isoform X3 produces the protein MNAIDWQDNGDFIFNNKSSASDNNEIKWEKKDIETSDNEITGNVNIDNKNAAVTDSMSPSNIDSKILTETCLSIQDFIENKTIINNSTEDLLIECSSNETVSLYRENSNEESLTGSSRQQKQQVKNSLLLSELNHFNAIDSPEPETLVNAQETNSQITGINLIQCVEQFTDTVVADDNCESGIQNSTDSAGIIAGDSPATDTNDLAINNNNYCNLFTELTSNLGGSESSMTLSPLLVDQSPVCRDNFSHDLTNACNTESSEEVITTSTITSTTTKSSAKIKKKKIEGVIGNSDVTSQSPPQSSINTSRTKKVKKSKKKSDLEKENISVNINTGDPSMHNNNSHHNYHNSVSSAEECILDQDDFSNVNVKTLTQCYTLESTKCKELTKFNKETIETGVSIKQLKSSFNKFDALTKKSVLHTRSSIDTAGQNGGCDANPNCRSCGKVVFQMEQTKAEGLIWHKNCFRCIQCSKQLNVDNYESHECTLYCKPHFKELFQPKPVDDSNRSPCPQKPEMIIRENHPKELPPDVVRASDKPDLGLEELSSLNVKSRFQVFEKSSTNEQMNDIEKSASLISVKRSPSILSKLAKFQAKGMDIGVADESLNGIPYEESSESEEEEDNEEDEEGDADIVKSKKSIRERPISFTKMDDMKNRWEVTSQQGRRESQREARKEEIAGIRSRLFMGKQGKMKELYQQAVATSERVTKINPADEIQCTTAHARSIKEKFERGEPITCSNEDEADSNSTSNKIKQEKPDEDVIAAGISRKSRSLFLELDASAAKSGRPMTPAAAVANSKSLTDTSRRARDVRADDVVRSTDTTEEIHVETSDISNKFKFFETYKEPEKERKQFRITPPRDGQVKVNSPEREIYRDPDVIRAEDKVDQVVHTDTTKKMLSIFRQMEEKATKEDVPDGPKPLKRFTPPPEDKYAKLTASDTDEEEDGEEEEDDGNDDITEEERRNPNYVRASDKMEDEFLKNAQNAANAKTLRAKFEQWEVNDKKINNHNTIVDEMELIKATNGDGEQASIESTRSLKARFESLGTPQVTESPRAPKVKVNRFVGIPTTIDVDVCESCQKKVYPLEKIETNNKMFHKQCFRCLQCNCILRMDSFTLNNGKLYCIPHFKQLFIVRGNYEEGFGIDQHKNKWISNGTLDISSQNPTSSPMIIDS, from the exons ATGAATGCTATCGATTGGCAAGATAACGGAGattttatctttaataataaatcatcagCGAGTGATAACAATGAGATCAAGTgggaaaaaaaagatatagaAACATCAGACAATGAAATAACTGGAAatgtaaatattgataataaaaatgccGCAGTAACGGATTCAATGAGCCCGTCAAATATTGATAGTAAAATTCTCACGGAAACTTGTTTGTCTATACAAGATTTTATTGagaataaaacaattataaataatagcactgaagatttattaatagagTGTAGTAGCAACGAGACTGTTAGCCTTTATCGAGAAAATAGTAATGAGGAATCATTGACCGGCAGCAGCCGCCAGCAAAAGcaacaagtaaaaaattctttactgCTGAGtgaattaaatcattttaatgccaTTGATTCACCAGAACCCGAGACTCTGGTCAATGCTCAAGAAACAAATTCTCAGATAACCggcataaatttaattcaatgcGTGGAACAATTCACTGATACTGTTGTTGCTGATGATAATTGTGAATCAGGCATTCAAAATTCAACCGATTCCGCGGGAATTATTGCCGGCGACTCACCGGCTACTGATACTAACGACTTAgctattaacaataataattattgtaatttatttactgaacTAACAAGTAATTTAGGCGGTTCTGAGAGTAGCATGACACTTTCCCCCCTATTAGTTGACCAATCACCAGTTTGCCGCGACAATTTCAGCCACGATCTAACAAATGCATGCAAt ACTGAGAGTTCAGAGGAGGTGATAACTACTAGCACAATAACCTCGACCACGACAAAAAGTTcagctaaaataaaaaagaaaaagatcgAGGGTGTCATTGGTAATAGCGATGTTACATCCCAGTCTCCACCTCAGTCATCAATCAATACGTCGCGCactaaaaaagttaaaaaaagtaaaaaaaagagtGACCTCGAAAAGGAAAACATTTCAGTG AATATTAATACTGGAGACCCGAGCATGCACAACAATAATAGCCATCATAATTACCACAATTCCGTATCTTCCGCGGAGGAGTGTATTTTAGACCAGGATGATTTTTCAAACGTTAACGTCAAAACTCTC ACACAATGTTACACATTGGAAAGTACTAAGTGCAAAGAGCTGACGAAATTCAATAAGGAAACAATCGAGACCGGAGTATCCATTAAACAGTTG aAGTCGAGTTTCAACAAGTTTGATGCCCTTACTAAAAAATCAGTCCTCCACACCCGCTCCTCCATTGatacg GCGGGACAAAATGGTGGGTGTGATGCGAACCCGAATTGCCGCAGCTGTGGCAAGGTTGTGTTTCAAATGGAGCAGACAAAGGCCGAGGGTTTAATATGGCATAAAAATTGCTTCCGATGCATTCAATGCAGTAAGCAACTTAATGTCGACAATTACGAAAGCCACGAGTGTACGCTCTACTGCAAACCACATTTTAAGGAGTTATTTCAACCGAAACCTGTCGACGACTCGAATCGCTCTC CATGTCCGCAAAAACCGGAGATGATTATTAGAGAGAATCATCCTAAAGAATTGCCACCTGACGTTGTTagag ctTCTGATAAACCGGATCTTGGACTAGAAGAACTGTCGTCACTGAACGTAAAATCACGCTTTCAAGTGTTCGAGAAATCATCAACAAACGAGCAAATGAATGACATTGAAAAATCAGCGTCACTAATTTCGGTTAAAAGATCACCGAGTATTTTAAGTAAACTTGCTAA aTTCCAGGCCAAAGGTATGGACATTGGAGTCGCAGATGAATCATTGAACGGGATTCCGTATGAAGAATCAAGTGAAAgcgaagaagaagaagacaaTGAGGAAGACGAAGAAGGTGATGCAGACATagttaaatctaaaaaatcaatacgCGAACGTCCGATAAGTTTTACTAAAATGGATGACATGAAAAATCGATGGGAAGTGACGAGTCAACAAGGCAGACGTGAATCACAGCGTGAAGCACGCAAAGAAGAAATTGCCGGCATACGGTCAAGACTCTTTatg ggCAAGCAGGGAAAAATGAAGGAATTGTACCAACAAGCAGTAGCTACTAGCGAACGTGTCACAAAAATAAATCCAGCTGATGAGATTCAGTGCACTACAGCTCACGCACgttcaataaaagaaaaatttgaacgtGGCGAGCCAATAACTTGTTCAAATGAAGATGAAGCTGATAGTAACAGCActagcaataaaataaaacaggaAAAACCAGACGAAGATGTTATTGCAgctg GTATAAGTAGAAAATCTCgaagtttatttttggaattggATGCATCTGCGGCCAAAAGCGGAAGACCAATGACACCCGCAGCCGCTGTAGCCAATTCAAAGTCTCTCACTGATACATCAAGACGCGCTAGAGAT GTACGAGCAGATGACGTCGTACGTAGTACAGATACAACAGAAGAAATTCACGTCGAGACATCAGACatctcaaataaatttaaattttttgagacGTATAAAGAACCGGAGAAAGAAAGAAAGCAGTTCAGAATAACACCACCTCGCGATGGACAAGTTAAG gTGAATTCACCGGAACGTGAAATTTACCGCGATCCGGATGTAATACGAGCGGAGGACAAAGTAGACCAGGTAGTTCATACGGacacgacaaaaaaaatgctTTCCATATTCAGACAGATGGAAGAGAAGGCCACGAAAGAAGATGTACCTGATGGACCAAAGCCGTTGAAACGTTTTACTCCACCACCGGAAGACAAGTATGCTAAACTTACAGCCTCTGATACTGACGAAGAGGAGGACGGCGAGGAAGAGGAGGACGATGGGAATGATGATATCACTGAGGAGGAAAGAAGAAATCCTAATTATGTTAGAGCTTCTGATAAg ATGGaagatgaatttttaaaaaatgcacaaaaTGCTGCAAATGCTAAAACACTTCGCGCCAAGTTTGAACAATGGGAagtaaatgacaaaaaaataaataatcacaaTACTATTGTTGATGAAATGGAATTAATAAAAGCGACAAATGGCGACGGTGAACAAGCCAGTATAGAATCAACCAGAAGTCTTAAAGCGAGATTTGAGTCTCTCGGTACACCCCAAGTTACCGAGTCTCCACGTGCGCCTAAAGTCAAGGTCAACAGATTCGTG